The following nucleotide sequence is from Salmo salar chromosome ssa08, Ssal_v3.1, whole genome shotgun sequence.
gactctacgtacatttcccaaccagaagccattgatAACAGGCAACTTCcccaccgagctaaaggctagagctgccgctttcaaggagcgggacactaacctggacacttataagaaatccctctatgccctTAAGACaacccatcaaacaggcaaagattgaatcctactacaacggctctgatgctcgttggatgttGTAGGGCTTGAAAActgttacggactacaaagggaaacccagcagcgagctgcccagtgacgtgagtctaccagacgagctaaatgccttttatgctcgcttcgaggcaagcaacactgaagcgtacatgagagcaccagctgttccggacgactgtgtgattaaCCTCTCCGTATcctatgtgagcaagacctttaaacaggtcaacattcacaaagccacggggccagacagattaccaggacgtgtactcaaagcatgcacgtaccaactggcaagtgtcttcactgacattttcaacctctcactgcctgagtctgtaatacttacatgtttcaaacagacaaagctcatcactaagctaagaaccctgggactaaacacctccctcagcaactggatcctgaacttcctgatgggccgcccccaggtggtaagggtaagcaacaacacatctgctacgctgatcctcaacattggggccccacagcagtgcatgcttagtcccctcctgcactccctgttcacccacgactgcgtggccaaacacaactccaacaccatcattaagtttgctgacgatacaacaatggtaggcctgatcaccaacaacgatgagacagcctatagggaggaggttagagacaccaggacaacaacctctctctcaatgtgagcaagacaaaggagctgatcatggactataggaaaaggagggccgaacaggctcccattaacatcgacgggactgaagtggagcgggtcgagagttttaagttccttggtgtccacatcaccaacaaactatcatggtccaaacacaccaagacagttgtgaagagagcacaacaacaccttttcccctcaggaaactgaaaagatttggcatgggtccctagatcctcaaaacgttctacagctgcaccatcgacaacatcctgaccggttgcatcacaggctggtatggcaactgcttggcatctgaccataaggcactacagagggtagtgcgtacagcccagtacatcactggggccaagtttcctgacatccaggacatatatattaggcggtgtcagaggaaggcccacaaaaattgtcaaagactccagtcaaccaagttatagactgttctctctgctactgcacagcaagcagtaccggagcgccaagtctaggaccaaaaggctccttaacagcttctacccacaagccataataCTGCTGAACAACAAATCAAATAGCCACTCAGACTATTTAcatgaccccccctttgtttttacactgctgctactcgctgttaatctatgcatagtcactttacaaattacctcgactaacctgtaccccacacattgactcggtacccatagcctcattattgttatgtacatttcttgtgttactttttgattgattagatgttttttttaactttagtttatttagtaaatattttattaactctatttcttcaactgcgttgttggtttaagggcttgtaagtaaacgtTCCATGATAAGGTctacacattttattttatttgatatataaACCCTTCTCATAAAACATTATCAAGGTTTACACATAAAGTAGTGTATACGTCGCTTATGCTGGTATTGAATTTAAAGTTTTATTAAATCCAATTATTTTCAAATGTAGGCCGATAGCGTCAGAGAACAATTAGAATAGCCCTATAGGCTAAAACGTTTTCTAAGGAAAAAAATAGCCTACCTCACAGGGATCTATCTGGTCGTTCTCCTGGAGTAAATTCAAATTCAAACATATCCCAGCCTAGGGACTTGCAAATTAATAAAGACTACTAGGCAAGTACTACATAATGACTATGTTTTGGGCATTTTATTGAATAGTTTGCTAGTGCAGTTGCCTAGTAGGCTATGATTTCCTCGTTGTGGCTTTTATTATAGAGGAAGCCACAGGTCCATTGAATGTCATGTTACTGCCAAAAAGTGTAGTACACAAAGTTCATTCACTCTCGGGAGCCTACGACAACTGATGGTCACAGCCACACAGTAGAGGAGAAAAATGATCTTACCTTGTCTTTTTGCTTGAAACTATACTGTTTTGTGCCAAAAAATAGAGTATTTTTAAATTGCTTTTTCAATACGGTCGGTGGGTAAACGGATATGTATTTGTCACTACAGTTCGGCATATGACAGCCGCATTATGCTCGACTCATCTCTCAACTTTAGGCTGCGGAAGAGAGGCTGCACCGTGGTTGTAGTTTTAGGTGTTATTAACCTCTTAGTGGCTTTATTTTATTTAATGGGTTACTCGAATGGGTTGTcagcaaacaaacaaataaaGACACAGACGCGAAATGAAACAGCTTTAATTACCGTGACACTTCAAGATAATGGACAACACGACCTTAATAACAGAGTTGTAATATTGCGAACTCCGAAGTTTCAGGATATACATTTACCCAAtgcaactactacaactactactactactactacaactactactactactactactactactactttgtGGAATAAGTTTGAAAAATGTTCTGATACGTCTCCACATCTGGGTAAGTAGGCTATGATTTGATCAATTAATTTTAATTCAAGGGCTGGTATTTAATCAAACATGCACAGCAGAAACATGGCATTATATTGCATTATACATGTAATTGTTATAAACATGTAAAAGGACTCTTTATAACACATTAGCAGGCTATTTCCATGCTGATTTTTTCTCCAATTCCTCTGTCATGCACATATGGACTGTATTTGTTTCCCCTAATCAAGCATGGAACCTGAATCCAGATAGTTTGGCCTCCCAAGGAAATACATTAAAACTTTTGATATTTAatcgaactgtttggccaaaaaTAACAAGGAAATGAGCATGCTGCATATccttgaaatatatataattatcaGCCATAACATTCATGGGATCATTCTCTGGGATCTTCTCCAAACATACActgagtacaccaaacattaggaacaccttcctaatattgagttgcaaccccttcgccccatttgccctcagaacagcctcaattcgtcagggcattgactctacaaggtgtctgaCTCCAATGGCTGGATTTCCTCTGGgtgacaggaaactgttgagcatgaaaatcccagcagtgttgcagttcttgcgcctggcacctactaccataccccgttcgacACTAAAAAAATGTTGTcatgtccattcaccctctgaatggcacacatacacaatccatgtctcagttgtctcaaggctttaacctgtctcctccctttcacataagtgacatcgataagggatcatagctttcacctggattcaccttttcagtctatgtcatggaaagagcaggtgttcttaatgttttgtagccTGGCACAGTTGCATCAAACATTGTATTATGTAATTATAAATATATGATATAGTTGTGTATCTCATATTAGGCCTATATTTCCTGGCTTTAACTATAAGTCAATATGAGGAAAGATCTTTCGATTTATTTCATGTTTAAGCTGAGCTGCATTGTGAAGTTTGCTCTCTGTTGCTGAAAATAACTATATGTTCTGTGTTCAGCTCAATCATGGCTCGGGGCAAATACTTTCAGCAGCATAGACCATACTTTTTGGGGGGGACGAGATAACACATATTTCCTCTTAACCCCTGAACTGCCTGTTGCAAAGAGACAAGCATGAGATATCCGTTAAGTCAGCACCATTTCCTGTGGTTCTGGTTGTatctgtgtgtcaaatcaaattttattggatcacgtacacatggttagcagatgttatttcagaggggttgggttaaatgcagaagacacatttcagttgaagggattcagttgtacaactgactaggtatccccctttccctttattgcaagtgtagcgaaatgcttgtgtgtagtgaaatacttgtgatatcaataagggatgCAATAAGGgatgcgtccgtgtgtgtgtgcgtgtgtgtgtgcatgcgtgcacctgtgtttgtgagtgtgcatgcatgcgcgtgtgtgtgtgtgctctattTTTTTTACATGAGGTCAAAGGCTGAAAACTTTgaacaaagagagagcgagatggaggcgTGAAGGCAGAAAGTGAAAAGGAAGTGAATGTGGTTAAGGAACAGGAAGAGGTGTGTGAGAGTTTATGACCCAAGAGATCTGTTTCTCCTGACCTGCAGTTGGGCCTCTCAGGGTGGAGTTCTCTACGCCTGTCAGCTTGGACACAGTGAGGAAGGAGAACCCAGGTCTGCAGGAAGGAGGTCGCTACAAACCACATGACTGCGTCGCCCTCCAGAAGGTTGCTCTAATCATCCCCTTCCGCCATCGTGAAGAGCACCTCAAGTTCTGGCTCCACTACCTCCATCCCATCCTTCAGCGCCAACAGCTGGACTATGGTGTCTATGTCATCAATCAGGTAAAGCCAGAGAAACCAGTCTAATCTCTATGCATGACTGGTTTCATCTATTCACTGAACTAGCCTTTCAGAGTCTGTCTGAACAAAGAAGACTACTCAGTTGTCATAAATTTGTTTATTCATGCCTAGAGTTTTCCACACAAGTAACCTCCCACCCTTCATTATAGATAACAGGAAgaatgttaacctctctggtatcagtgggacactagcgtcccacctcgacaacagccagtgaaattgcagggcgccaaattcaaacaacagaaatcccataattaaaattcctcaaacatacaagtattatacaccattttaaagatacacttcttgttaatccaaccacagtgtccgatttcaaaaaggctttacggcgaaagcacaccatgcgattatgttaggacagcgcctagccacaaaacaccatacagacattttccagccaaggagaggactcacaaaagtcagaaatagcgattaaatgaatTACtatcctttgatgatcttcatctggtggcactcccaggactccatgttacacaataaatgttcattttgttcgataatgtccctcttcatgtccaaaaacctcagatTTAATTGGCGCGTtaagttcagtaatccaaaggcacaaagcacgctctcaacatccagacgaaaagtcaaaatagtacaataaaagttcgtagaaacatgtcaaacgatgtttaaaatcattcctcaggttgtttttgtcataaataatcaataatatttcaaccggacaaaagcttcgtcaatagaaaaggaaaaacaagaaaggcgcgctcccaatcacgcgctggactcatgtctggaaatttccactgtccactcattgaaagtgctgcatctccctcatttttcagagtaaaagcctgaaacaatgcctaaagactggccataTGTAGACGAAGCCATAGAGAtagtgaactgggtcctaagtctttgtatggtggataggctttcaatggaaaaacagcctttcaaaataatagtatttcctggatggattttcctcaggttttcgactgccatatcagttctgttatacttacagacattatgttaacagttttggaaactttggagtgttttctatccgaatctactaactacatgcatatcctagcttctgggcctgagtagcaggcagtttaatttgggcacgcttttcatccaaaattccgaatgctgccccctaccctagtgaagtgtGTCGCAACATCCCCCCCCTCACAGTTACAAATCATTACTCAGGGTCTTTAAACCGACGCTGAATCTCAATAGCCTATCCTTGATTCCTTGTGTCCTCTCCTGCAGTCCTTCACCCTCGCTTCCTACAGAAAATGTAAGAGGGACGAAAGAAGAGGAAAAGTAAATGTACGGAACTACGAAATGATAGATTTGTAAGAAGTGCGACATTTGTGAGAAACTAAGAGAGCTctgagagagacactgagagagacactgaaacaggagatagacagaCATCCAGCTCCAGCCCCCCAGCTCTCCAGCCCCAGCGCCCTTCCACACAAGCCCAGGCCTGTTCTTTAAACACAGACATGGTTCAGCTGTGAGTTGAAGTTTATACTCACTATCTATAAACCACCAGCTGTCCTGCTGTGTTTCTCACAAATAATCAGAGGGCACAGCCAAGTCACCGTGATGAACAAATGGAAGCCTTCGGTTTGCAAAACGGTTTGCAACATGGAGTGTCTCAATCAAATAACCATGATCCCTGATGTGATGTCATCAAGTATGAGTTTATTCTAATGTATTGTTTTAAAGGACAACATGTCTTACTGTAGGTAGGATAAGAGGAACTAAACATGGTTGACAGACAGCCTCTATTTCCTGATTGTGTGGTAACTCAGGTCCATGTATTGCTGTTGGATGGTTTCTCCCGTGGGCAAATGTTTGTTGGTTTAAGTCAACAGATTTAGTCATTGTTAAAGGATTTCAGACACAGCACCTTGCTGTCTTTGTGTCTTTGTGAACAGGTTATTGTCTTGTAAACCAATTAGAAATCAGATATGGCAGTATGAGCGCCAATCCTACACTACTGGAAGAGAAAAGAGTCAATGGCACGCTATAGAGCGGCAAAGCTGTTTGACTGCATACCGCTGAcagcttctctctttctttttattCTTCTCTTTCCTCCATACCTTTCCTCCTTTCCACCACATCCATCACCTCAATGAACTCTCTGCCTTTCCTAACTTGTAATGATAAAGAGACAGAGGACTGCTTATTTTTTCTCCCATagataaaaacaaataaataaatgttacattaaaggggcaatccacAGTTGAAGCAATAACAAAGCGGACTCCCTGCCTCTGTTTTAGTAAAAAAaaaggcctggagaaatgtaattaCTTTTAAATTCGTAGATGGAGCTATTGATGCAAAGACTGATCATCCAagacatcaacattatagttttaagcaTATTTTCAGGCTatgcatttacaatgtttacaaacattggagtaaaaccagcttatattttgggttctgatggggtatgaaagttgaactaagctcaaaGGCATTTAtacgttatattcttcaagaatcaatctATCGTTAATTTATAAGTACAAaattggatgtagcaactgcagattgccctttTAAAGCATGAAAATGGTCAGGTATAGTAGCCTTCAGGATATAGCAGGTATCTCTAATTATGAAGATTAAACAAAGGCAACTGATTAAAGCAATTGTAGATGAGAGGGCATGCTTTTTTAGCACGGCTGTGCTGCGATCACAGGTACGAGGCGGATCCGAGTGCCGTAGA
It contains:
- the LOC106597479 gene encoding beta-1,4-galactosyltransferase 1 isoform X1 yields the protein MLDSSLNFRLRKRGCTVVVVLGVINLLVALFYLMGYSNGLSANKQIKTQTRNETALITVTLQDNGQHDLNNRVVILRTPKFQDIHLPNATTTTTTTTTTTTTTTTTTTTLWNKFEKCSDTSPHLVGPLRVEFSTPVSLDTVRKENPGLQEGGRYKPHDCVALQKVALIIPFRHREEHLKFWLHYLHPILQRQQLDYGVYVINQDGDNTFNRAKLMNIGYAEALKEYDYDCFVFSDVDIIPMDDHNTYKCFSQPRHLSVSMDKFGFKLPYNQYFGGVSALSKEQFLKINGFPNNYWGWGGEDDDIFNRVSSRGMSISRPDGEVGKCRMIRHERDKLNNPNPQRFDRIQRTRLTINTDGISSLKYEVVKVEKDALFTKITVDVGKT